CTTTCTTTTCCGATGTGTTTGGGTTAAGAGACAGGATACGGAAACATCTGTTCGACAAAAGGCGAGAAATAGGGTATTATTCCATAAAATACTTGTTTCATAAGAGTGCTTTTGTATGTTTTGTGGTTATTTTTATCATACTTATAATTCAAAATAAATACGGAGAATGAATGCTATGGATCGAAAGACAATAACCGTTGACGGCTGCACGGCGTGTGCACATGTGGTGCATGCTGTTAATGAAATTATTACGATTTATCCCATAACTCCTTCATCACCTATTGCGGAGATCTGTGATGCAAAAACTGCCGATGGTCAGGTGAATATATGGGGGATGGTGCCAAAGGTATGTCAGATGCAATCGGAGTCGGGTGTTGCCGGTGCGGTTCACGGTTCTCTCACCACCGGTGCGCTTGCCACCACGATTTCAGCCTCCCAGGGTTTATTGCTCATCATTCCCAATATGTACAAGATCGCAGGCGAACTTACCTCTACCGTATTTCACGTAACCGCCCGTTCTCTGGCATGTCAGGGATTATCGATATTTGGAGACCATTCAGACGTAATGGCTGCAAGAAGTACGGGTTTTGCCATGCTGTGCTCTCAAAATGTCCAGGAGGCAATGGATTTTGCTTTAATTGCACAGGCTGCCACGCTTGAATCAAGAGTGCCATTTCTGCACTTTTTCGATGGCTTCAGGACTTCTCATGAGGTCCGGAAGATTGAAGAGGTGAGTTTTGATGATATGCGGGCGATGATCGATAACGACCTGGTTATTGCTCACCGGATGAGAGGACTCACTTCTGACCGGCCGAATATACGCGGCACTGCCCAGAACCCGGATGTATATTTCCAGGGCAGAGAAACGGTAAACAAATATTATAACGCTGCTCCGGGTATTATCCAGAAGGCAATGGACAAGTTTGCTGGTATAGCCGGCCGCAGATACAAACTCTTTGATTACTTCGGCGACCCTGATGCTGAACGTGTCATTGTTACTATGGGCTCTTCTGGAGAAACGGTATTACATACGATTCACGCGTTAAATGCACAAGGGGGGAAATTAGGTCTCGTCCAGGTAAGACTTTTCCGCCCTTTCGATATAGACGCTTTTGTCGGTAGTTTACCGAAGAATGTCAGGGCAATTGCCGTCCTTGACCGCACGAAGGAACCGGGCGCGATTGGTGAACCATTATATCTCGATGTAAGGACTGCTATTGGCGAGGCGATGGAGAAAGGATTGGTCACGTTTGGAAATTATCCAACGGTTGTTGGCGGCCGCTACGGGCTTGGATCAAAAGATTTTACTCCTGCTATGGTAAAGGCTATAGTCGATAATATTTCACAGAAGAGGCCAAAGAATCACTTTACGATAGGTATCCATGATGATGTTACGGGTACCAGTCTTGAATATGATGAGTCGTTCTCTATAGAAGGAAGCGGTGTCTTTCGTGCCTTATTTTATGGATTGGGTTCTGATGGTACGGTCAGCGCCAACAAGAATACTATTAAGATTATAGGGACGGAAACGGATAATTATGCGCAGGGTTACTTCCTTTACGACTCGAAGAAGTCAGGAGCTATGACCGTATCCCATCTCCGTTTTGGAAAGGATGAGATTGGTCATCCCTATCTCCTTCCAAAAGCAAATTTCATTGCATGCCATAATCCCGTATTTCTGGAAAAAATTGACATGCTATCCCATGCGGATACCGGCGCAACCTTTCTGCTCACGACCTCACGAAATAAGGACGAGATCTGGGATACTTTACCCGTTGAGGTGCAGGAACAACTTATTTCCAGGAGAATGAAGTTCTCTATAATCGATGCCAGCGCCATTGCAGAAGAGCTTGGGCTTGGCGCGAAGATCAACATGATTATGCAGACCGCATTTTTTGTTATTTCAGGGGTCATCCCAAAGGAAGATGCGATTCAATCGATCAAGTCTGAGATTAAAAAGACGTATGCAAAAAAGGGTGAGGAAGTGGTGAAATTAAATTATGCAGCAGTAGACAAGGCAATCCAGAGCATTGCAGAGGTAGTGGTGCCTGACAAGGTTACCAGCAAGGTCAGAATGCGTGCGATCGTACCTGAAGATGCGCCTGATTTTGTCAAGCGTGTAACTGCAAGGATGATTGCCAATAAAGGGGATTCCCTGCCTGTTTCGGCTATGCCTGACGATGGCACCTGGCCAACGGGAACTACACAGTATGAGAAAAGGAGTATAGGAACTGAAATACCTGTTTGGGAGCCTGATATTTGCATACAGTGTGGCCAGTGTTCTTTTGTATGCCCCCATGCAACGATCAGGATAAAGGCATATGACCCTTCATTATTACAGAACGCACCCTCCACGTTTCAATCTATTGATGCTACCGGCAAGGAACTCAAGGGACTTAAATTTACCGTTCAGGTAGCGCCTGAAGATTGTACCGGTTGCGGTTCGTGTGTATTTACGTGCCCTGCATATAAAAAGGACGCAGAAGGAAAAAAGATTCCGGATTTCAAGGCAATCAACATGAGACTTCAGGAGCCGCGGCGGCGTGTAGAGGCTGAAAATTATAAGTTCTTTCTCAGTTTGCCTGAGCTTGATCCGGCTAAGTATAAGGTTACAACCGTGAAAGGAAGTCAGTTCTCAAAACCACTCTTTGAGTATCACAGCGCATGTGCCGGCTGCGGAGAAACCCCATACATAAAATTACTTACCCAGCTCTTTGGTGATCGGTTAGTTATTGCCAACTCTACGGGTTGTTCTTCGATCTACGGTGGAAATTTGCCAACAACCCCCTATACAAAAAGGGATGACGGCAGGGGACCTGCCTGGTCGAACTCATTGTTTGAAGATAACGCCGAATTTGGTCTTGGTATGAGACAGACGGCAGATAAGTTTTGTATGCAGGCACGGGAATTCATAGACAGACTTGCTACAAATCCTTCATATGCAGATGCAAAAGGGTTATTTGACTCCATAAAAAATGCCGATCAGTCAACTCAGGAAGGTATCGAGGCACAGCGTGCCCGTGTTGAGGAATTGAAAAAGAGAGTATCGAAAGATAGTTCCATTGAGGCAAAGCATCTCCATTCTCTTGCCGATTATCTTGTCAGGAAATCAGTATGGGCAATTGGGGGGGATGGATGGGCATACGATATTGGTTATGGGGGCTTAGACCATGTCCTGGCTTCCGGTGAAAATATAAAGATTTTGATTCTGGATACAGAAGTCTATTCAAACACGGGCGGTCAGATGTCCAAGTCAACCCCTTTAGCAGCTATGGCCCAGTTTGCAGCAGGTGGAAAGAGAACTCCGAAGAAGAATATTGGTATGATCATGGCTACGTACGGAAATATCTACATTGCACAGGTAGCCTTTGGGGCTAACCAGATACAGACAGTGAAGGCAATCTCTGAGGCTGAGGCGTATCATGGACCTGCATTGATTATTGCCTATTCAACCTGCATAGCACACGGTATTGAAATGAGCAAAGGGGTTGAAGCTATGAAAAAAGCCGTTGCCTGCGGCCACTGGCCCCTGTACCGCTATAATCCGGTACTGGAAAAAGAAGGTAAGAATCCTCTCGTTATTGATAGCGAAGAGCCAACGATTTCTTTTGAAGAGTATGCTTATAATGAGAACCGATATCGGTCGCTAAGAGCAAGTAATCCGGAACTGGCAGCAGCCCTCATGAAGGAGGCCGGGGCTGATGTAAAAAGGCGGTGGATACTTCTCAAGCATATGGCAGCGTGGTCTCCGGGCAATGCTTAAAATCATCAAAGTGCAAAGGGTACAATAAATAGCCGCCTTATCTTTTGAGATGCTTTTATGCAAATTTTGGAAAATGCATAAGAACAAAACCGCTTTTCCATATTTTTGGCATAGATTTTGATGTTTAAATTGTACCAAAATTAGTGCTATAGTGATTAACGATTGAAACTATAGCATCCAGGAGATGAAACCGAACAGAATGTGGCAAAAGTTAATCTTTCGTTGTATGCAGGTGTAGGGAACATACGGAATCCTTAAACATGTCATTATGAGGGGTTTTTCCGAAACAATCTCTTCTGAAACATGCAAAGGATTGCTTCGGACACTACCCTCGCAATGACATCGGGACAGTCTTTCCTCTGTTGAGGAGAGGATATGTTCGGTTTCATACTTGGAATACTATAAACAATATATTTCGGAGGAGAAGCATGTGTTTGGTCGTTTGAGAATGTACAATTCAAAAAATAAGGAGGTAGACAATTATGATACAACCTATACGTATTACCCCGGAAGAAGCTCATAAAAAACTTGAATCTCATGAGGCCATTCTTGTATGTGCATATGAGGATGATGTAAAATATAAACAAATGCAGTTGCAAGAGGCAATTTCGCTCAGAGAATTTAAATCCAGGCTTCCTTCACTTGCTAAGGACAAGGAAATTATTTTCTATTGTGCCTGACCGAATGAAAACAGCGCTGCCGGTCAGGCAGCAAAATATATTGAGCAAGGATACAAAAATGCAAAGGCTCTTGGCGGTGGTGTTGAGGCATGGAAAAAGGCAGGGTATCCGATGGTTCATGCAAGTAGCTATTCGAAATAGAATGTAATGTTGAGAAAATTTAACAGGAATCGTTATTATCGGGAACTGGAAAATCGATCTGAGTTGACGGTAACTGTTTGTGCGGCTGCTCGTAGAATTTTCCAAAAAGCCCTAAAAATGAATGCAAGTGTACAAAAAACTTCATGTAATGTATAGAAATTTCAATGTTTGTTGAAATTACAGAACACTGTCGGGGTTTAGAATCCTGACAGTGTTAATTTCCGTAATATAATAAATTTATAGTATTCAATAGATGAAACCGAACAGAATAGGGAGAAGGTTGAGTCTTTGGCTAATAAGTAAGTGTATGAAATGCAGAGGATTCTGAAAATGTCATTGCAAGGGTAGTGTCCGAAGCAATCCCTTGAATAGTTCAGAAGAGATTGCTTCGGAAAAGACCCTCGCAATGACAGACTGGGGAATCTTTCTTCATCTGATGATATGTTCGGTTTCATCATTTGGATACTATATCTATAAGTTTAATCGTAGTTGCTCAAAATACTGTTGGATCGTAAGGGTTGTATGGATAAGGGCTGTCCAAGAGGGTAATAGGCAGTATCGTATCATCGCCATGGCGGAGGACTGAAGCATCTTAATCCCCCTTTAAAAAACATATCCTTACCCACATCTTTAGAACACTATGAAGAGATGTTTTGCCGGGGGTGTCCCTCTGGAAATTTTTATTCTCTGTAAGCCTCTTCCCGGGTGGCACTGACAAACTCTGTTTGTCAGTGTGGTATATTCCCTATCCATGGGTGTATTCGAACACCACGGACAAACCATGTCCCCGTTCAAGATATACGGGGACATGGTTTGTCCGTGCCACCTTGTTTCGTCTTATCGCACTACTCAAATTTATCTCTCTGACTTGTGGGTAAAGATAAGTTTAAAAAAGGGGGAAATGTAGGTATTTCTTTCGTTTCGGAAAGAGGAAAGAGAA
The genomic region above belongs to Candidatus Jettenia caeni and contains:
- a CDS encoding pyruvate ferredoxin/flavodoxin oxidoreductase, whose product is MDRKTITVDGCTACAHVVHAVNEIITIYPITPSSPIAEICDAKTADGQVNIWGMVPKVCQMQSESGVAGAVHGSLTTGALATTISASQGLLLIIPNMYKIAGELTSTVFHVTARSLACQGLSIFGDHSDVMAARSTGFAMLCSQNVQEAMDFALIAQAATLESRVPFLHFFDGFRTSHEVRKIEEVSFDDMRAMIDNDLVIAHRMRGLTSDRPNIRGTAQNPDVYFQGRETVNKYYNAAPGIIQKAMDKFAGIAGRRYKLFDYFGDPDAERVIVTMGSSGETVLHTIHALNAQGGKLGLVQVRLFRPFDIDAFVGSLPKNVRAIAVLDRTKEPGAIGEPLYLDVRTAIGEAMEKGLVTFGNYPTVVGGRYGLGSKDFTPAMVKAIVDNISQKRPKNHFTIGIHDDVTGTSLEYDESFSIEGSGVFRALFYGLGSDGTVSANKNTIKIIGTETDNYAQGYFLYDSKKSGAMTVSHLRFGKDEIGHPYLLPKANFIACHNPVFLEKIDMLSHADTGATFLLTTSRNKDEIWDTLPVEVQEQLISRRMKFSIIDASAIAEELGLGAKINMIMQTAFFVISGVIPKEDAIQSIKSEIKKTYAKKGEEVVKLNYAAVDKAIQSIAEVVVPDKVTSKVRMRAIVPEDAPDFVKRVTARMIANKGDSLPVSAMPDDGTWPTGTTQYEKRSIGTEIPVWEPDICIQCGQCSFVCPHATIRIKAYDPSLLQNAPSTFQSIDATGKELKGLKFTVQVAPEDCTGCGSCVFTCPAYKKDAEGKKIPDFKAINMRLQEPRRRVEAENYKFFLSLPELDPAKYKVTTVKGSQFSKPLFEYHSACAGCGETPYIKLLTQLFGDRLVIANSTGCSSIYGGNLPTTPYTKRDDGRGPAWSNSLFEDNAEFGLGMRQTADKFCMQAREFIDRLATNPSYADAKGLFDSIKNADQSTQEGIEAQRARVEELKKRVSKDSSIEAKHLHSLADYLVRKSVWAIGGDGWAYDIGYGGLDHVLASGENIKILILDTEVYSNTGGQMSKSTPLAAMAQFAAGGKRTPKKNIGMIMATYGNIYIAQVAFGANQIQTVKAISEAEAYHGPALIIAYSTCIAHGIEMSKGVEAMKKAVACGHWPLYRYNPVLEKEGKNPLVIDSEEPTISFEEYAYNENRYRSLRASNPELAAALMKEAGADVKRRWILLKHMAAWSPGNA